A genomic stretch from Buchnera aphidicola (Brevicoryne brassicae) includes:
- the infB gene encoding translation initiation factor IF-2: MTDISLKVLSSEIKISIQELIQELSNIDIVKNENDYINLNEKSVLLKYLKNKKKSSLNTLILQRKTRSTLNVSTIGGKNKSIQIEVRKKRTYVKNDQFENDFVSNTIKKNKFSVNKKHISLKNQEKNNIKTSVEKKYKKTIDISKLNKNQIESLNLKKMNRLKNSNNSNREEHNKKIKKNIENNISDLNNKKRIKEKKDVWESYKEQKKDYNLTTFLHTRQDEDDNDQKVEKDKKNYGRITKNYRHKKNSKNFHNGKYQKEEIRINNRNKKNIKQKNKTVLLHQVFQKPVFTINRDVVISGAISVSDLANKMAIKSSELIKTMMNMGIIGNINYILDQDTAQLIAEEMGHKVILHRENALEEMIMQDRDKGNNISIIRAPVVTIMGHVDHGKTSLLDYIRSTKIAFYEAGGITQNIGAYHVNTDLGSITFLDTPGHSAFTAMRSRGVQITDIVVLVVAADDGVMPQTIEAIQHAKEANVPVIIAINKIDKTDADINKIKNDLMKYNILSEELGGENIFIPISAKTGKGINELLHAILLQAEILELKAVHSGMAEGVVIESYLDKGRGPIATVLVKKGNLQKGDIILCGFEYGRVKALRNEIGNEILSAGPSIPVEILGLSKVPFSGDVITVVRDEKKAREVACYRKEKSRETKLSGQNKVNLENMFDNINKNDVSELKIILKSDIQGSLEAISNALLKLSTKEVKVKIIGLGIGGITETDASLALASNAIILGFNVRADSSAKKIINAEHLDLRYYSVIYDLINEVKSAMIGLLSPEYKQNILGLAEVRNTFKSPKFGLIAGCMVLEGIIKRNNPIHVLRNNIVIYEGSLESLRRFKEDVNEIRNGLECGIGIKNYNDIRIKDIIEVFELKEIKRIL; encoded by the coding sequence ATGACAGATATAAGTTTAAAAGTTTTATCTAGTGAAATAAAAATATCAATTCAAGAGTTGATACAAGAATTATCTAATATTGATATAGTAAAAAATGAAAATGATTATATTAATTTAAATGAAAAAAGTGTTTTACTAAAATATTTAAAAAACAAAAAGAAATCTTCTTTAAATACTTTAATCTTGCAAAGAAAAACACGGAGTACTTTAAATGTTTCTACCATTGGAGGAAAAAACAAATCTATACAAATAGAAGTACGAAAAAAAAGAACTTATGTAAAAAACGATCAATTTGAAAATGATTTTGTATCAAATACAATAAAAAAAAATAAATTTTCTGTGAACAAGAAACATATATCGTTAAAAAATCAAGAAAAAAATAATATAAAAACGTCTGTAGAAAAAAAATATAAAAAAACTATTGATATATCCAAATTAAATAAAAATCAGATTGAATCTTTAAATTTAAAAAAAATGAATAGATTAAAAAATTCAAATAATTCTAATAGAGAAGAACACAATAAAAAAATCAAAAAAAACATAGAAAATAATATTTCTGATTTAAATAATAAAAAAAGAATAAAGGAAAAAAAAGACGTTTGGGAGTCTTATAAAGAACAGAAAAAAGATTATAATTTAACAACATTTTTACATACTCGTCAAGATGAAGACGATAATGATCAAAAAGTAGAAAAAGACAAAAAAAATTATGGTCGAATTACTAAAAATTATCGTCATAAGAAAAATAGTAAAAACTTTCATAACGGAAAATATCAAAAAGAAGAAATTCGTATTAATAATCGTAATAAAAAAAACATAAAACAAAAAAATAAGACTGTTTTATTACATCAAGTTTTTCAAAAGCCTGTATTTACTATTAATAGAGATGTTGTTATTAGTGGTGCAATTTCTGTATCTGATTTAGCAAATAAAATGGCTATAAAAAGTTCTGAGCTTATTAAAACTATGATGAATATGGGAATCATAGGAAATATTAATTATATTCTTGATCAAGATACAGCTCAATTAATTGCAGAAGAAATGGGTCATAAAGTTATTTTACACCGGGAAAATGCATTAGAAGAAATGATAATGCAAGATCGTGATAAAGGAAATAATATTTCTATTATTAGAGCTCCAGTAGTAACTATAATGGGTCATGTTGATCATGGGAAAACATCGTTATTAGATTATATTCGTTCAACTAAAATAGCATTTTATGAAGCAGGTGGAATTACACAAAACATTGGAGCCTATCATGTGAATACTGATTTAGGTTCTATTACTTTTTTAGACACACCAGGACATTCGGCTTTTACTGCCATGAGATCCCGTGGAGTACAGATAACTGATATTGTTGTATTAGTTGTAGCTGCAGATGATGGAGTTATGCCACAAACAATCGAAGCAATTCAACATGCAAAAGAAGCTAATGTTCCAGTGATAATTGCTATTAATAAAATAGACAAAACAGATGCAGATATTAATAAAATTAAAAATGATTTAATGAAATACAATATTCTTTCAGAAGAATTAGGGGGTGAAAATATATTTATACCTATTTCTGCAAAAACAGGAAAAGGCATTAATGAATTATTACATGCTATCTTATTACAAGCAGAAATTTTGGAATTAAAAGCAGTTCATAGTGGTATGGCTGAAGGTGTTGTTATAGAATCTTATTTAGATAAAGGTCGAGGACCTATAGCTACTGTTCTAGTAAAAAAAGGAAATTTACAAAAAGGAGACATAATACTATGTGGTTTTGAATATGGTCGTGTAAAAGCCTTGCGTAATGAAATTGGAAATGAAATTTTAAGTGCAGGTCCATCTATTCCCGTAGAAATTTTAGGATTATCTAAAGTTCCTTTTTCAGGTGATGTAATTACCGTTGTTCGTGATGAAAAAAAAGCAAGAGAGGTAGCATGTTATCGTAAAGAAAAATCTCGTGAAACAAAATTATCAGGTCAAAATAAAGTCAATTTAGAAAATATGTTTGATAACATAAATAAAAATGATGTTTCTGAATTAAAAATTATTCTCAAATCTGATATACAAGGTTCTTTAGAAGCAATATCTAATGCTCTATTAAAACTATCTACTAAAGAAGTAAAAGTAAAAATAATAGGTTTAGGTATTGGAGGTATTACAGAGACAGATGCTTCTTTAGCTTTAGCTTCAAATGCTATTATCTTAGGATTTAATGTTAGAGCTGATTCTTCTGCTAAAAAAATAATTAATGCAGAACATTTAGATCTTCGGTATTATTCAGTTATTTATGATTTAATTAATGAAGTAAAATCAGCTATGATAGGTCTTTTATCACCTGAGTATAAACAAAATATTCTTGGTTTAGCTGAAGTTAGAAATACTTTTAAATCTCCTAAATTTGGCTTAATTGCTGGTTGTATGGTTTTAGAAGGAATAATTAAAAGAAATAATCCAATTCACGTATTAAGAAATAATATAGTTATTTATGAAGGTTCATTAGAATCATTACGTCGTTTTAAAGAAGATGTAAATGAGATACGTAATGGATTAGAATGTGGAATAGGTATAAAAAATTATAATGATATACGTATTAAAGATATTATAGAAGTGTTTGAATTAAAAGAAATTAAAAGAATATTGTAA
- the nusA gene encoding transcription termination factor NusA, with protein sequence MNKEILAVVEAVSNEKSLPREKIFEALEIALATATKKKHEQEIDVKVSINRKTGNFTTFRRWMVVDVVTQPTREITLEAACFEGENVKINDFVEDQIESVNFDRITTQTAKQVIVQKVREAERAMLVDQFRKYIGQIITGIVKKINRDNLTLDLGNNAEALILREGMLPRENFRIGDRIRGILYKVYPESRNAQLFISRSKTEMLIELFRIEVPEIGEEVIEIKAAARDPGSRAKIAVKTNDKRIDPVGACVGMRGARVQAVSSELCGERIDIILWDDNPAQFVINAMAPADVSSIVVDEDRHTMDIAVDASNLAQAIGRNGQNVRLASQISGWELNVMTKEDLHFKHQEEAHAAFNTFKKNLNINDKIIKILVKEGFSSLEELAYVPFRELLEIENLTKEEASLVRESAKSKLLLIELDKKNQIEKKTTSDDLLGINGMNLVLASKLAEKNIFTLEELANQGIDDLTDIKSLNSEQAGLLIMTARNICWFGSKV encoded by the coding sequence ATGAATAAAGAAATCTTAGCTGTCGTGGAAGCTGTGTCTAATGAAAAATCTCTTCCTCGTGAAAAAATTTTTGAAGCTTTGGAAATTGCATTAGCAACAGCAACTAAGAAAAAACATGAACAGGAAATCGATGTTAAAGTTAGTATAAACAGAAAAACTGGAAATTTTACTACTTTCAGACGTTGGATGGTAGTAGATGTTGTGACACAACCTACTAGAGAAATTACTTTGGAAGCAGCATGTTTTGAAGGCGAAAATGTTAAAATTAATGATTTTGTAGAAGATCAAATTGAATCTGTTAATTTTGATAGAATAACAACTCAAACTGCAAAACAAGTGATTGTACAAAAAGTTCGTGAAGCAGAACGAGCAATGTTAGTTGATCAATTTCGTAAATATATTGGTCAAATAATTACTGGTATAGTAAAAAAAATAAATCGAGATAATCTAACTTTAGATTTAGGTAATAATGCTGAAGCATTAATTTTACGTGAGGGAATGTTACCTAGGGAAAACTTTCGTATTGGTGATCGCATTCGTGGTATTTTATATAAAGTATATCCTGAATCCCGTAATGCTCAACTATTTATTAGTCGTTCAAAAACAGAAATGCTCATTGAATTATTTAGAATAGAAGTACCAGAGATAGGCGAAGAAGTTATTGAAATTAAAGCAGCAGCACGTGATCCAGGCTCTCGAGCAAAGATAGCGGTAAAAACTAATGATAAACGTATTGATCCAGTAGGAGCTTGTGTAGGAATGAGAGGTGCTCGAGTACAAGCAGTATCAAGTGAGTTGTGTGGTGAACGTATAGATATTATTTTATGGGATGACAATCCTGCTCAATTTGTTATCAATGCTATGGCACCAGCCGATGTATCTTCTATTGTAGTAGACGAAGATCGTCATACTATGGATATAGCTGTAGATGCAAGTAATTTAGCACAAGCTATTGGTCGAAATGGTCAAAACGTTCGCTTAGCTTCACAAATTAGTGGTTGGGAATTAAACGTTATGACTAAAGAAGATCTTCATTTTAAACATCAAGAAGAAGCTCATGCTGCCTTTAATACATTTAAAAAAAATTTAAATATTAATGATAAAATTATTAAAATTTTAGTAAAAGAAGGATTTTCTTCTCTTGAGGAATTAGCTTATGTACCCTTTAGAGAATTATTAGAAATTGAGAATTTAACTAAAGAAGAAGCTTCTTTAGTACGTGAAAGTGCTAAAAGTAAATTACTTTTAATAGAGTTAGATAAAAAAAATCAAATTGAAAAAAAGACAACATCAGATGATTTATTAGGTATTAATGGAATGAATTTAGTATTAGCATCAAAGTTAGCAGAAAAAAATATATTTACCTTAGAAGAACTAGCTAATCAAGGAATAGATGATTTAACTGATATTAAGAGTTTAAATTCTGAGCAAGCTGGTTTATTGATTATGACTGCTCGTAATATCTGTTGGTTTGGTAGTAAAGTTTAA
- the secG gene encoding preprotein translocase subunit SecG, producing the protein MYLFFLIFFIFVSLSLIFLILLQPGKGLNNTLNSNTTSNIKLFNNIGTNSFITNIISVLSFLFLIISIVLCNINNRKMDVDFFLEDNKKNITKHESILEKKSLNLDIPH; encoded by the coding sequence ATGTATTTGTTTTTCTTAATTTTTTTTATTTTCGTTTCTCTTTCTTTAATTTTTTTGATTTTATTACAACCAGGAAAAGGACTTAATAACACCTTAAATTCAAATACAACAAGCAATATTAAATTATTTAATAATATAGGAACAAACAGTTTTATAACAAATATTATTTCAGTTCTATCTTTTTTATTTTTAATAATAAGTATTGTTTTATGTAATATTAATAATAGAAAAATGGACGTAGATTTTTTTTTAGAAGATAATAAAAAAAATATTACAAAACATGAATCTATTTTAGAAAAAAAATCGTTAAATCTTGATATACCTCATTAA
- the glmM gene encoding phosphoglucosamine mutase has protein sequence MTHLQYFKTDGIRGKVGKNPMTPEFCLTLGKAIGMVLGNNPEKKIVIGRDTRISGSLLQSALEFGILSTGISTLLAGCIPTSAISYFTRYFNASAGIIISGSHNLFDDNGIKIFYKNGIKLTKKIELKIEKKIKNIFTYPDFIHYGYSSKIINPECKYVNFCKNIYPKDLNLSKFTIVIDCANGSTYNVAPRVFQDLGAKVIILSATPNGVNINKNSGSTNISNLKNAVISEKANIGLAFDGDGDRVIMVDHLGNKIDGDQIIYIIAKEYLKIKELNRGVVGTLMTNMGIVLGLKKLGIPFYPTQIGDRNIYKKIQEKKWILGAEQSGHIILSDKHSTGDGIIASLQVLLIMIHNNMTLYDLLSQIKLFPQVLLNVFLEKDINLEENVKLKTILSQYKKILGKNSRVLIRKSGTESCIRIMVEGENYLKVYKLAHYIADIIKVF, from the coding sequence ATGACTCATTTGCAATATTTTAAAACAGACGGTATACGTGGGAAAGTAGGAAAAAATCCTATGACCCCAGAATTTTGTTTGACATTAGGAAAAGCTATTGGAATGGTGTTAGGAAACAATCCAGAAAAAAAAATTGTTATCGGAAGAGATACGCGTATTTCTGGATCTTTATTACAGTCAGCTTTAGAATTTGGTATTTTATCTACAGGTATATCTACTTTATTGGCTGGTTGTATACCGACCTCAGCAATTTCATATTTTACCAGATATTTTAATGCTTCAGCGGGTATTATTATTTCAGGATCACATAATCTTTTTGATGATAATGGGATAAAAATTTTTTATAAAAATGGAATTAAATTAACTAAAAAAATAGAATTAAAAATTGAAAAAAAAATAAAAAATATTTTTACTTATCCTGATTTTATACATTATGGTTATTCTAGTAAAATTATTAATCCTGAATGTAAATACGTTAATTTTTGTAAAAATATTTATCCTAAAGATTTAAATTTATCTAAATTTACTATTGTTATAGATTGTGCGAATGGTTCAACTTATAATGTAGCACCAAGAGTTTTTCAGGATTTAGGAGCAAAAGTAATAATTCTTTCTGCCACTCCTAATGGAGTAAATATTAATAAAAACTCAGGATCTACTAATATCTCAAATTTAAAAAATGCAGTGATATCAGAAAAAGCAAACATTGGTTTAGCATTTGATGGTGATGGAGATCGTGTTATTATGGTAGATCATTTAGGAAATAAAATAGATGGAGATCAAATAATTTATATTATTGCAAAAGAATATTTGAAAATAAAAGAGTTAAATAGAGGTGTTGTAGGAACTTTAATGACTAATATGGGAATAGTTTTAGGATTAAAAAAATTAGGTATTCCCTTCTATCCAACACAAATAGGAGATCGTAATATATATAAAAAAATACAAGAAAAAAAATGGATACTAGGAGCAGAACAGTCAGGTCATATTATTTTATCTGATAAACATTCTACCGGAGATGGGATTATAGCTAGTTTACAAGTTTTGTTGATTATGATTCATAATAATATGACTTTATATGATTTACTAAGTCAAATAAAATTATTTCCTCAGGTATTGTTAAATGTTTTTTTAGAAAAAGATATAAATTTAGAAGAAAATGTTAAATTAAAAACTATTCTTAGTCAATATAAAAAAATTTTAGGTAAAAATAGTCGTGTTTTAATTCGTAAATCTGGAACAGAATCTTGTATTCGAATTATGGTTGAAGGAGAAAATTATTTAAAAGTTTATAAATTAGCTCATTATATTGCAGATATAATTAAAGTGTTTTGA
- the ftsH gene encoding ATP-dependent zinc metalloprotease FtsH: MVKNLIFWLVITVILMSIFQNFNAHDVNNHRVDYSTFLSEVNQNQIREAYINGRVISVTKKDSSKYTTYIPINDPKLLDNLLTKNVKITGSIPEEPSLLISIFISWFPMLLLIGVWIFFMRQMQIGGGKGAMSFGKSKARMLSENQIQTTFSDVAGCDEAKEEVSELVEYLKEPSRFQKLGGKIPKGVLMVGPPGTGKTLLAKAIAGEAKVPFFTISGSDFVEMFVGVGASRVRDMFEHSRKSAPCIIFIDEIDAVGRQRGTGLGGGHDEREQTLNQMLVEMDGFDGNEGVILIAATNRPDVLDPALLRPGRFDRQVIVPLPDIRGREQILKVHMKKVPLSKDVDPMIIARGTPGFSGADLANLVNEAALFAARLNNRVVSMLEFERAKDKMMMGSERKSMVMSDFQKESTAYHEAGHVIIGRLVPDHDPAHKVTIIPRGRALGVTFFLPESDTLSISRQKLESQISTLYGGRLAEEIIYGSKNVSTGACNDIKIATNLARNMVTQWGFSDKLGPLLYAEEEEEVFLGRSVAKAKHMSDETARIIDEEVKLLIETNYSRARNILNENIDILHAMKDALIKYETIDAFQIDDLMERREVRKPQGWTATDIST, from the coding sequence ATGGTTAAAAACCTGATCTTCTGGTTAGTCATAACAGTTATATTGATGTCTATTTTTCAAAACTTCAATGCTCATGATGTAAATAATCATAGAGTTGATTATTCAACTTTTTTATCAGAAGTTAATCAGAATCAGATTCGTGAAGCATATATTAATGGACGTGTAATTAGCGTAACTAAAAAAGATAGCAGTAAATATACTACTTATATACCTATTAATGATCCTAAATTATTAGATAATCTTTTAACAAAAAATGTTAAAATTACAGGTTCTATTCCTGAAGAACCAAGTCTTCTAATTTCGATTTTTATTTCTTGGTTTCCAATGTTATTATTAATTGGTGTATGGATATTTTTTATGAGGCAAATGCAAATAGGTGGTGGAAAAGGTGCTATGTCTTTTGGAAAAAGTAAAGCACGTATGTTATCAGAGAATCAAATTCAAACTACTTTTTCAGATGTTGCAGGATGTGATGAGGCAAAAGAAGAAGTGAGTGAATTAGTTGAATACCTTAAAGAACCTAGTCGTTTTCAAAAACTAGGAGGAAAAATTCCGAAAGGAGTATTAATGGTTGGTCCACCTGGGACTGGTAAAACTTTACTTGCAAAAGCAATAGCTGGAGAAGCAAAAGTTCCATTTTTTACTATTTCAGGATCTGATTTTGTAGAAATGTTTGTTGGAGTTGGTGCTTCTAGAGTGAGAGATATGTTTGAGCATTCAAGAAAGTCAGCTCCATGTATAATATTTATTGATGAAATTGACGCAGTAGGACGACAAAGAGGTACAGGATTAGGCGGTGGACATGATGAAAGAGAACAAACACTAAATCAAATGCTAGTTGAAATGGATGGATTTGATGGAAATGAAGGTGTTATTTTAATAGCCGCTACTAATAGACCTGATGTTTTAGATCCTGCATTATTACGTCCTGGTCGATTTGATCGTCAGGTTATTGTACCTCTTCCAGATATTCGTGGAAGAGAACAAATTTTAAAAGTTCACATGAAAAAAGTTCCTTTATCTAAAGATGTAGACCCTATGATTATTGCACGTGGAACCCCAGGTTTTTCAGGTGCTGATTTAGCAAATTTAGTTAATGAAGCTGCTCTTTTTGCTGCCAGACTTAATAATCGTGTAGTATCTATGTTGGAATTTGAAAGGGCTAAAGATAAAATGATGATGGGTTCTGAAAGAAAATCAATGGTTATGAGTGATTTTCAAAAAGAGTCTACTGCTTATCATGAAGCTGGTCATGTAATTATTGGACGATTAGTACCTGATCATGATCCTGCTCATAAAGTTACTATTATTCCTAGAGGACGAGCATTAGGTGTTACGTTCTTTTTACCAGAATCAGATACACTTAGTATCAGTCGACAAAAATTAGAAAGTCAAATATCTACTTTATATGGTGGTCGTTTAGCAGAAGAAATTATTTATGGATCAAAAAATGTTTCTACTGGTGCTTGTAATGATATTAAAATAGCTACAAATTTAGCTCGAAATATGGTAACTCAATGGGGTTTTTCAGATAAACTAGGACCTTTACTATATGCTGAAGAAGAAGAAGAAGTGTTTCTAGGTCGTTCAGTAGCTAAAGCAAAACATATGTCTGATGAAACAGCTAGAATTATTGACGAAGAAGTAAAATTATTAATTGAAACTAATTATAGTCGAGCTCGAAATATTTTAAATGAAAATATTGATATATTACATGCAATGAAAGATGCTTTAATAAAATATGAAACTATTGATGCATTTCAAATTGATGATTTAATGGAAAGACGAGAAGTACGCAAACCACAAGGATGGACAGCGACTGACATTAGTACATAA
- the rlmE gene encoding 23S rRNA (uridine(2552)-2'-O)-methyltransferase RlmE: MNSQKKSKSSNRWLLEHFNDKYVKEAQKNKIRSRAWFKLEQLDKTNKLFKIGMNVIDLGAAPGSWSQYAITKIGKTGYIAAFDVLPIKPIKGVNFFQGDIRNKKIFNLVLSSLSDIKFDLVMSDMSPNITGNFSIDMPRIINLCKLALKISDFLLSKNGIFLLKSFQGEGFNEFYKEIKTLFKKVKICKPKTSRTRSREIFILAIR, from the coding sequence ATGAATTCTCAAAAAAAATCAAAAAGTTCTAATCGTTGGCTATTAGAACATTTTAATGATAAATATGTCAAGGAAGCACAAAAAAATAAAATACGTTCTAGAGCTTGGTTCAAATTAGAGCAATTAGACAAAACTAATAAATTATTTAAAATTGGTATGAATGTCATTGATTTAGGGGCGGCTCCTGGAAGTTGGTCACAATATGCAATTACTAAGATAGGAAAAACAGGATATATTGCAGCTTTTGATGTATTACCTATTAAACCAATAAAAGGTGTTAATTTTTTTCAAGGAGATATTCGTAATAAAAAAATATTTAATTTAGTATTAAGTTCTTTAAGTGATATTAAATTTGATTTAGTCATGTCAGATATGTCTCCTAATATTACAGGGAATTTTTCTATTGATATGCCACGTATTATTAATTTATGTAAATTAGCATTAAAAATATCAGATTTTTTATTATCTAAAAACGGTATTTTTTTGTTAAAATCATTTCAAGGAGAAGGTTTTAATGAGTTTTACAAAGAAATCAAAACACTATTTAAAAAAGTCAAAATTTGCAAACCTAAAACTTCTCGAACAAGATCTCGAGAAATATTCATTCTAGCAATCAGATAA
- the greA gene encoding transcription elongation factor GreA, whose translation MINLIPMTVRGAEKLRQELQQLKSIKRPRIINAIAEARQHGDLKENAEYHSAREEQSFCEGRIKEIEAKLSNSQIIDVTKLSNNGRVIFGSTVTVLNIKTNEKFTYQIVGDDESDFKQNLISINSPMSRGLIGKKNNATVVIYTPGGNVEYKILKIDYI comes from the coding sequence ATGATTAATTTAATTCCAATGACTGTAAGAGGTGCAGAGAAACTTCGTCAAGAACTTCAACAATTAAAGAGTATAAAACGTCCTCGTATTATTAATGCAATTGCAGAAGCAAGGCAACATGGTGATTTAAAAGAAAATGCTGAATATCATTCAGCTCGTGAAGAACAAAGTTTTTGTGAAGGACGTATTAAGGAAATTGAAGCAAAATTATCTAATTCGCAAATTATAGATGTAACAAAATTATCTAACAATGGACGAGTAATTTTTGGTTCTACTGTTACTGTTTTAAATATAAAAACAAATGAAAAATTTACTTATCAAATTGTAGGTGATGATGAATCTGATTTTAAACAAAATTTAATTTCTATAAATTCTCCAATGTCTAGAGGTCTGATTGGAAAAAAAAATAATGCCACTGTAGTAATATATACACCAGGTGGCAATGTTGAATATAAAATTTTAAAAATAGATTATATTTAA
- a CDS encoding BolA family protein has translation MNNQEIKSLLITELNLKEAYITGDSNHIKIIVIGDIFKGESQVKRQQIVYAPLINMIAKQHIHAISIVAYTAEEWKKNNKKIKNSIHKT, from the coding sequence ATGAATAATCAAGAAATAAAATCATTACTTATTACTGAGTTAAATTTAAAAGAAGCATATATTACAGGCGATAGTAATCATATTAAAATAATCGTCATAGGAGATATATTCAAAGGAGAAAGTCAAGTAAAAAGACAACAAATAGTTTATGCACCTTTAATAAATATGATTGCAAAACAACATATTCATGCAATTTCTATTGTTGCTTATACAGCTGAAGAATGGAAAAAAAACAACAAAAAAATTAAGAACTCTATTCATAAAACATAA